The Petrocella atlantisensis genome has a window encoding:
- a CDS encoding HD-GYP domain-containing protein, with translation MNKCDTCGGCSQTKKKNLEGDKITIDLLMDVLENNDMSMKNHANHVGTMSKWLAQYLGIDSNLCDTIELAGRLHDIGMIKIAPSLFNKKETLSEKDWKILKKHPEYGFEILNQYPELNEVAQIVLEHHEHFDGTGYPNGYLGNEIHLGARIIALCETVDHMSTKKPYKEASDFKIIEEEIRQKSGSQFDPWLVMHIKELMIVWQETLIGA, from the coding sequence ATGAATAAATGCGACACTTGTGGTGGCTGCTCTCAAACGAAGAAAAAGAACCTCGAAGGCGATAAAATTACAATAGATCTGCTGATGGATGTTCTTGAAAACAATGATATGTCTATGAAAAATCATGCCAATCATGTTGGCACTATGTCAAAATGGTTGGCTCAGTATTTGGGCATTGATTCTAATTTATGTGATACCATTGAACTTGCAGGAAGATTACATGATATTGGTATGATTAAAATAGCGCCATCCTTGTTCAATAAAAAGGAAACTTTAAGTGAAAAGGACTGGAAGATATTAAAAAAACATCCTGAATATGGTTTTGAAATCTTAAATCAGTATCCGGAATTAAACGAAGTGGCTCAGATTGTCCTAGAACATCATGAACATTTTGATGGTACGGGTTATCCAAATGGCTATTTAGGTAATGAGATACACTTAGGTGCAAGAATCATTGCCTTATGCGAAACCGTTGATCATATGTCTACAAAAAAACCATATAAAGAAGCTTCTGATTTTAAGATTATAGAAGAAGAAATAAGACAAAAATCAGGCAGCCAATTTGACCCTTGGTTGGTCATGCATATTAAAGAATTAATGATTGTATGGCAAGAAACCTTAATTGGTGCATAG
- a CDS encoding ribosome maturation factor RimP, whose product MANKDRIEKLVETLLVPILEENGVTLVDVEYVRELGHFYLRVYIDKEGGVTIKDCEHVSRALELVLDEKDPILDPYILEVSSPGLDRPLKKDKDFERSIGKDVEMKLYKALNGHKEFLGMLVSYNKTEVVLKIDNEERVFNRSDIALIRLSVVF is encoded by the coding sequence TTGGCAAACAAAGATCGAATTGAAAAATTAGTAGAAACACTACTTGTACCCATATTAGAAGAAAATGGTGTAACTCTAGTAGATGTAGAATATGTTAGGGAACTGGGACATTTTTATTTACGTGTATATATTGACAAAGAGGGTGGGGTAACCATCAAGGATTGTGAACATGTCAGTAGAGCTTTAGAACTTGTACTGGATGAAAAAGATCCAATTTTGGATCCTTATATTTTGGAAGTCAGCTCTCCAGGACTGGATCGACCTTTAAAAAAGGACAAAGACTTTGAAAGAAGTATCGGTAAAGATGTAGAAATGAAACTTTATAAGGCACTAAATGGCCATAAGGAATTTCTAGGAATGCTTGTATCTTATAATAAGACAGAAGTTGTATTAAAAATCGACAACGAAGAGAGAGTTTTTAACCGGAGCGATATCGCGCTAATTAGACTTTCTGTCGTGTTTTAA